A single window of Nicotiana sylvestris chromosome 5, ASM39365v2, whole genome shotgun sequence DNA harbors:
- the LOC138868553 gene encoding serine/threonine-protein phosphatase 7 long form homolog, giving the protein MEIPPVHTGPASLEILLLQVEHRSSYIWEGQCLAQTFCARWVDNMWVFLRVHPLHPRIVRRLQDMGFYRIIEIGRLQLDWSLITTMIERWRPETHTFHLPIGEAAITLQDVEVLYGLPVDGLPVVLLNAIRDYTGLHDLEMLQRLTGFQLAEEAALSGASRLQLTPV; this is encoded by the coding sequence ATGGAGATTCCGCCTGTGCATACCGGACCTGCATCGCTAGAGATATTGTTGCTACAGGTAGAGCATAGGTCTTCGTACATATGGGAGGGGCAATGTTTGGCCCAGACATTCTGTGCAAGATGGGTAGACAATATGTGGGTCTTTCTTAGGGTACACCCACTCCATCCCCGTATTGTTAGACGCCTTCAGGATATGGGTTTCTATAGGATCATAGAGATCGGCCGGTTGCAGTTGGACTGGTCATTGATCACAACTATGATAGAGCGGTGGCGGCCGGAGACACACACCTTTCATTTACCCATCGGCGAGGCTGCTATCACGCTTCAGGACGTGGAGGTTCTTTATGGGCTACCAGTTGATGGATTACCTGTAGTGTTACTGAATGCTATCAGAGATTATACGGGATTGCATGACCTGGAGATGTTGCAGCGGCTCACCGGTTTCCAGCTAGCAGAGGAGGCTGCATTGAGTGGGGCCAGTCGTTTGCAGTTGACGCCCGTCTAA